A single region of the Brachypodium distachyon strain Bd21 chromosome 3, Brachypodium_distachyon_v3.0, whole genome shotgun sequence genome encodes:
- the LOC100827900 gene encoding RNA polymerase sigma factor sigA, giving the protein MTATPAVIGLSAGNRLLGTSFGPPSGDLLCDKVSSHYLAGGDGSSSSSSSASSSSLQFGAPAASKLTVAAHRLKLSPHGRAQVMRALRQSAPAAVLALAPPPHPSPPPPAPAAAEGELSLEATAIVLLQRSMLEKQWHLPFEDEDEDEEDDDAIGSGADAIGSAAVVVARSGVSARERRMSGRRRGRSSSSKAKSGGGGGAQLGGVSPSLLMQSRNRIYLRGSVSKELLTHKQVVQLSKKIKDGIWLQQQRSKLKEKLGNEPSYKQMAQSLRISTPELRSRMRDSFLAREVLTMSNLRLVISIAQKYDKLGVELPDLIQGGLIGLLRGIEKFDASRGFRISTYVYWWIRQGVSRALADNSKTFRLPTYLHERLIAIRGAKYALEDQGISPTTENIAESLNISEKKVHNATDAVNKVLSLDRQAFPSLNGLPGDTLHSYIEDQNVANDPWHGFEQWYLKEEVNKLLNSTLTERERDIIRLYHGIGKQCHTWEDISRQFGLSRERVRQVGLIAMQKLKHAARRKKLDALLEDY; this is encoded by the exons ATGAcggcgacgccggcggtgATCGGGCTGAGCGCCGGCAACCGCCTGCTGGGCACGTCCTTCGGGCCGCCCTCAGGCGACCTGCTCTGCGACAAGGTGAGCAGCCACTACCTGGCGGGAGGGGacggctcctcttcttcctcctcctctgcgtCTTCCTCGTCGCTGCAGTTCGGGGCCCCGGCCGCGTCCAAGCTCACCGTGGCCGCGCACAGGCTCAAGCTCTCCCCGCACGGCCGCGCCCAGGTCATGCGCGCGCTCCGCCAgagcgcgcccgccgccgtcctcgcgcTCGCCCCGCCCCCGCATCcctctcccccgccgccggcgcccgccgccgccgagggcgAGCTCTCGCTCGAGGCCACGGCCATCGTGCTGCTGCAGCGCTCCATGCTCGAGAAGCAGTGGCACCTCCCCTTcgaggacgaagacgaagacgaagaagacgatgacgcCATCGGCAGCGGCGCTGACGCCATCGGTTCGGCGGCTGTCGTCGTGGCGCGCTCCGGGGTGTCGGCGCGGGAGAGGCGGATGAGCGGCCGGAGGCGCGGGCGGTCGAGCTCCTCCAAGgccaagagcggcggcggcggcggcgcgcagctGGGCGGCGTCAGCCCCTCCTTGCTGATGCAGAGCAGGAACAGGATCTACCTCCGGGGCTCCGTCAGCAAGGAGCTGCTCACGCACAAGCAGGTCGTCCAACTCTCCAAGAAGATCAAGGACGGCATCTGGCTCCAACAGCAACGATCAAA GCTGAAGGAGAAACTGGGGAACGAGCCGTCGTACAAGCAGATGGCGCAGTCGCTGCGGATATCGACGCCGGAGCTGCGGTCGAGGATGCGGGACTCGTTCCTCGCCAGGGAGGTGCTGACCATGAGCAACCTCCGTCTGGTCATATCCATCGCCCAGAAGTATGATAAGCTGGGGGTCGAGCTGCCCGACCTGATTCAG GGTGGACTGATAGGGCTGCTTCGTGGGATCGAAAAGTTCGATGCGTCGAGGGGATTTAGAATTTCCACTTATGTGTACTGGTGGATTCGACAG GGTGTTTCAAGAGCATTGGCTGACAACTCAAAAACATTCAGGCTCCCTACTTATCTGCATGAGAGGCTGATTGCGATTCGGGGTGCAAAATACGCGTTAGAGGATCAAGGAATTTCTCCAACAACAGAA AACATCGCAGAGTCGCTCAATATATCGGAAAAGAAAGTACACAATGCCACAGAT GCTGTCAACAAAGTTCTTTCATTGGATCGACAGGCATTCCCCTCCTTAAATGGCCTACCTGGAGATACACTCCATAGC TATATAGAGGATCAAAATGTTGCCAACGATCCATGGCATGGATTCGAGCAGTGGTATCTTAAG GAGGAAGTCAACAAGCTTCTAAACTCAACTCTCACCGAGCGCGAAAGGGACATTATTCGGCTGTACCACGGCATAGGAAAACAGTGCCATACATGGGAGGATATTAGCAGACA GTTTGGGTTGTCTAGGGAGAGGGTGCGGCAAGTAGGGCTCATCGCGATGCAGAAGCTGAAGCACGCCGCGAGGAGGAAAAAACTGGACGCGTTGCTCGAGGACTACTGA
- the LOC100827592 gene encoding DNA polymerase delta subunit 4 — protein MRSSDGDVKSFFRQQKAHSGAAAAIKPTGGVSKKAAGNHQKTPAAALLHLTPDHCDVADARKEAEEERRERAACEFDMDMRYGPCLGLTRAQRWRRAAALGLAPPPAALCPDDQPCLWEGRV, from the exons atgaggagcagCGACGGCGACGTCAAGTCCTTCTTCCGGCAGCAGAAGGCCCactccggcgcggcggcggccatcaagCCCACCGGCGGCGTctccaagaaggcggcgggcAACCACCAGAAGACACCGGCTGCGGCTCTTCTCCATCTGACCCCAG ATCACTGCGACGTCGCTGACGcgaggaaggaggcggaggaggagcgccgggAGAGGGCGGCCTGCGAGTTCGACATGGACATGCGCTACGGGCCCTGCCTCGGCCTCACCCGCGCCCAGCGCTGGCGCCGCGCCGCAGCGCTCGgcctcgccccgccgccggccgcgctcTGCCCCGACGACCAGCCCTGCCTCTGGGAGGGCCGCGTCTAG
- the LOC100828510 gene encoding uncharacterized protein LOC100828510 has product MKAASSRPAMAAGEAQAQPKQQQPWEYSLRKYLLLLATLVVTVTYAAGFNPPGGIWQSSGGGHDGGRLAGDPIIRDTDYARYLAFFYCNATAFAASLVLIVLILILAVRHDKEKKRKNKDAVWVASDVVALRIVMVVDLLSLMGAYGAGTCRDTVSSVYSAVLVAAVFLYIVVLKLLSWWFPDTSSDSGSSSGGATPVHKPDSGSGGGILIPVPDSAVIPAPVPDSDPVGVQEEVERLRKAKKKLKAEERLRKVLMLLATFAVSVTYIAGLSTPGGFWDAAGDGHGPGDAILNDHHGARLTVFLLCNTTAFVASLLITVLLIIDKKLREKTARSRELYGCIVVALLGLVGAYAAGSCRETDTTVYVLGLVGAVLAFILLLHGFFYTSPSEWLCCSCSRPKRTEENQHTDDDLSTREALDKARSLVLLLATLAATITYAAGLDPPGGLWQDNSGGHMAGDPILLTTNARRFKVFFYCNSVAFVASLVAIILVQKKRLVKHHVLEAAMILDLFGLIGAYAAGSCRDVNTSINAMALAGAVLVYVVIHVVFFTLDHKDGDNKKDDEELLEKRRKRLLLFAILAATITYQAGLTPPGGFLLQDDKLSGHHAGDPVLLYNFPCRYKAFFYCNSVSFMLSIALIILLVNPNLYRPAIRSNALSVCTAVGLFGLMGGYAAGSTQHFKTSIYIFVLVAVVLLVAAGLLLVFLVRELEKKCSSAAAVPVSVSAPSIEQGLEEPPKEEAKGEEERKKEQEEKKKERKERKKHARRKYLMLLGILVASVTYQAGLKPPGGAWQSSVDGYEAGNPVMHDNRRPRYLTFFYSNSTSFVASIVVIIMLLPQWLPKEREEEWEEWSLRVMYTTIVLDLVALLGAYAAGSNRGWKTSVYVVALILAVLGYFVIHTMLSLWSDRRRRRRCESREIPPAPV; this is encoded by the exons ATGAAGGCAGCCAGCAGCCGTCCGGCAatggcggccggcgaggcccaggcccagcccaagcagcagcagccatgggAGTACAGCCTGAGGAAATACCTCCTGCTGCTGGCCACCCTGGTGGTCACCGTCACCTACGCCGCCGGATTCAACCCGCCGGGCGGCATCTGGcagagctccggcggcggccacgacgGCGGACGGCTGGCCGGCGACCCCATCATCCGCGACACCGACTACGCCCGCTACCTCGCCTTCTTCTACTGCAACGCCAccgccttcgccgcctccctcgTCCTCATCgtcctcatcctcatcctcgcCGTCCGCCacgacaaggagaagaagaggaagaacaagGACGCCGTCTGGGTCGCCTCCGACGTCGTCGCCCTGCGGATCGTCATGGTCGTTGACTTGCTCAGCCTCATGGGCGCCTATGGCGCCGGCACCTGCCGCGACACGGTCTCCTCCGTCTACTCCGCCGTGCTCGTCGCCGCTGTGTTCCTCTACATTGTCGTCCTCAAGCTGCTCTCCTGGTGGTTCCCAGACACCAGCTCCGACTCCGGATCCAGCTCCGGCGGGGCGACGCCCGTCCACAAACCTgactccggctccggcggcgggattCTGATCCCGGTCCCCGACTCAGCCGTGATTCCTGCCCCGGTCCCCGATTCTGACCCCGTCGGAGTCCAAGAAGAAGTGGAGCggctccgcaaggccaagaagaagCTGAAAGCGGAGGAGCGGCTCCGCAAGGTCCTGATGCTCCTGGCGACGTTCGCGGTGAGCGTTACCTACATCGCGGGGCTGAGCACGCCTGGCGGCTTCTgggacgccgccggcgacggccacGGGCCCGGCGACGCCATCCTCAACGACCACCACGGCGCGCGCCTGACGGTGTTCCTGCTCTGCAACACCACGGCGTTCGTGGCGTCGCTGCTCATCACGGTGCTGCTCATCATCGACAAGAAgctccgggagaagacggcgCGGTCACGGGAGCTCTACGGGTGCATCGTTGTGGCGCTGCTCGGGCTCGTCGGCGCCTATGCTGCAGGCAGCTGCAGGGAGACAGACACCACCGTCTACGTGCtcggcctcgtcggcgccgtccTGGCATTCATCCTGCTGCTCCATGGCTTCTTCTACACTTCGCCGTCCGAATGGCtgtgttgttcttgttccAGGCCCAAAAGAACTGAGGAAAATCAGCATACTGATGATGATCTCAG TACCAGGGAGGCTCTCGACAAGGCTCGCTCCCTTGTTCTGCTGCTTGCCACTCTTGCCGCCACCATCACCTACGCTGCAGGGCTGGACCCCCCGGGCGGGCTTTGGCAGGACAACAGTGGCGGGCACATGGCCGGCGACCCGATCCTTCTCACCACAAACGCCAGGCGGTTCAAGGTCTTCTTCTACTGCAACTCGGTTGCTTTTGTGGCCTCCTTGGTGGCCATCATCCTGGTCCAGAAGAAGCGTCTAGTCAAGCATCATGTGCTGGAGGCAGCCATGATACTGGACCTGTTTGGCCTCATCGGAGCGTATGCCGCAGGGAGCTGCAGGGATGTGAACACCTCCATCAACGCCATGGCCTTGGCAGGCGCCGTCCTGGTCTATGTTGTGATCCATGTTGTCTTCTTCACTCTGGACCACAAGGACGGGGACAACAAGAAAGACGATGAAGAGTTGCTGGAGAAGAGGCGCAAGCGTTTGCTCCTCTTCGCCATCTTGGCGGCGACCATCACCTACCAAGCCGGCctcacgcctccaggcggctTCCTGCTCCAGGATGACAAGCTCAGCGGGCACCATGCCGGCGACCCGGTCCTCTTGTACAACTTCCCGTGCCGTTACAAAGCCTTCTTCTACTGCAACTCGGTGAGCTTCATGCTGTCCATCGCTCTCATCATCCTCCTGGTGAACCCCAATCTGTACAGGCCAGCCATACGAAGCAATGCACTGTCTGTCTGCACGGCGGTGGGCTTGTTCGGTCTGATGGGGGGCTACGCTGCAGGGAGCACACAGCACTTCAAGACATCCATCTACATCTTCGTGCTGGTGGCCGTGGTCCTCTTGGTCGCAGCCGGACTGCTGCTAGTGTTTCTGGTGAGGGAACTCGAGAAAAAGTGCAGTTCTGCAGCAGCCGTGCCTGTGTCTGTGTCTGCGCCATCCATTGAACAGGGGCTGGAGGAGCCCCCAAAGGAAGAAGcaaagggagaagaagaacggAAGAAGgagcaagaagaaaagaagaaggagcgaaaagaaaggaagaagcaTGCCAGGCGCAAGTACCTGATGCTGCTAGGGATCTTGGTGGCGAGCGTGACCTACCAGGCCGGTCTGAAACCGCCCGGCGGAGCGTGGCAGAGCAGTGTCGACGGGTACGAGGCAGGTAACCCGGTGATGCACGACAACAGGAGGCCACGGTACCTCACCTTCTTCTACAGCAACTCCACTTCCTTCGTGGCTTCCATCGTTGTCATCATCATGTTGCTGCCGCAATGGCTGCCAAAGGAGAGGGAAGAAGAATGGGAGGAGTGGTCGCTGAGGGTGATGTACACGACTATCGTACTGGATCTAGTGGCTCTCCTAGGGGCCTATGCAGCCGGCTCCAACAGGGGGTGGAAGACGTCCGTGTATGTTGTCGCGCTCATCCTCGCCGTGCTGGGTTACTTTGTGATCCATACAATGCTGTCACTATGGTCtgatcgtcgtcgtcgtcgtcgctgtgAGAGCCGAGAAATTCCTCCAGCTCCAGTGTAA
- the LOC104584035 gene encoding zinc finger BED domain-containing protein RICESLEEPER 2, with product MADETGIENQVVQGNEVAELMNEAVHGDEFVQGDDLAQGEDFTQGDLLLQEHGMAITELTTPRTTRHRRKKSPVWEHFTIEDANGGTATRACCNLCKKTFAYSCGSKIAGTSHLKRHLTMGSCTKIKSQECLQALRAAIGTDDEDEATVKRRSKRPYRRTGFANASFDPDGSSSCLAKMVILHDYPLHIVQQPAFTAFVDSLQPRFRAVDVDAMEREVYAVYQKEKESLLQALSTMPGRISLTIGLWTTSQTLGYVSLAAQFIDSEWKLHRRMLNFTMVSSPHSENALSVSGAISRSLSEWSMKQKLFTITLDNDCSSHDIYSANLRDHLSNMNDLMLKGQLFVVRCYAHILNGVAQDVIASAHGVIYNIRESIKFIKASLSREEKFAEIALQLEIPGTKTLCLDVTTEWNTTYLMLLAALDYKQAFTTLETCDDNYNEAPSAEDWKKVEAACNYLRLLYESANSIMATANPTSDIFFHEAWKLQLELAGATRHEDPAFSGIAKDMYERFDKYWKDCNLVLAVAVVMDPRFKMKLVEFSYSKIYGLEAAKYVKLVNDSLHELYKEYVAQPLPLTPIFVEQGETSNAPANGNNTEATPPSTGDGLLDFDMYLSEIATSQPSKSELEQYLDESLTPRIIEFDVLGWWKLNTLKFPTLSRMARDILAIPMSTVTIGTSIFSAGTGTRMLDDYRSSLRPEIVEALVCAKDWLRFSPTT from the coding sequence ATGGCTGATGAAACTGGCATTGAGAATCAAGTGGTCCAAGGTAATGAGGTTGCTGAGCTCATGAATGAGGCAGTCCATGGTGATGAATTCGTCCAAGGTGATGACTTAGCTCAAGGTGAGGATTTCACACAGGGTGACTTGTTGCTCCAAGAACATGGGATGGCCATTACTGAGTTGACCACCCCTCGAACCACGAGGCACCGGAGAAAGAAGTCCCCGGTGTGGGAGCACTTCACCATTGAAGATGCTAATGGAGGGACCGCCACACGGGCATGCTGCAACCTGTGCAAGAAAACCTTTGCTTACAGCTGTGGTTCAAAAATTGCAGGGACTAGTCATCTGAAGAGGCACCTCACCATGGGTTCATGTACTAAGATAAAAAGCCAAGAGTGCTTACAGGCTCTGCGTGCAGCAATTGGGACTGACGATGAAGATGAGGCTACTGTGAAGCGGCGGTCTAAGAGGCCTTACAGACGTACTGGTTTTGCAAATGCATCTTTTGATCCTGATGGCAGTTCTTCATGCCTGGCAAAGATGGTCATTTTGCATGATTACCCACTCCACATTGTTCAACAGCCAGCCTTTACTGCTTTCGTTGATAGTCTGCAGCCTCGTTTCAGGGCCGTAGATGTTGATGCAATGGAGAGGGAGGTGTATGCTGTTTatcagaaagaaaaggagagccTTCTGCAAGCACTCAGCACTATGCCTGGAAGGATTAGCCTCACTATTGGATTATGGACAACTAGTCAAACTCTTGGGTATGTTTCACTAGCTGCGCAGTTTATTGACTCTGAATGGAAACTACATCGAAGAATGCTTAACTTCACGATGGTGTCTTCTCCTCACTCGGAGAATGCACTTAGTGTTAGTGGAGCTATTAGCAGAAGCCTTTCTGAGTGGAGTATGAAGCAGAAGCTATTCACCATCACATTGGACAATGATTGCTCATCGCATGATATCTACAGTGCAAACTTGAGAGATCATCTCTCCAATATGAATGACCTCATGCTAAAGGGCCAGCTATTTGTTGTGAGGTGCTATGCCCATATCCTGAATGGAGTTGCACAGGATGTCATTGCTTCAGCCCACGGTGTCATCTACAACATCCGGGAAAGCATAAAGTTCATAAAAGCTTCTCTTAGTCGTGAGGAAAAGTTTGCTGAGATTGCTCTGCAGCTGGAGATCCCCGGTACGAAGACCCTTTGTCTGGATGTTACCACCGAGTGGAACACTACTTATCTCATGCTTTTGGCTGCCTTGGATTATAAGCAGGCTTTCACTACACTAGAAACATGTGATGATAACTACAATGAAGCACCTTCAGCTGAGGACTGGAAAAAGGTTGAGGCTGCTTGCAATTATTTGAGGCTTCTGTATGAGTCGGCTAATAGTATCATGGCAACAGCAAATCCAACTTCAGACATCTTTTTCCATGAAGCTTGGAAACTCCAGCTAGAGCTGGCAGGTGCCACCAGACATGAAGATCCAGCTTTCAGTGGCATTGCAAAAGATATGTATGAGAGGTTTGACAAGTACTGGAAAGATTGCAACCTCGTGTTAGCTGTTGCTGTTGTGATGGATCCACGTTTTAAGATGAAGCTTGTTGAGTTCAGTTACTCAAAAATTTATGGTCTTGAGGCAGCGAAGTATGTTAAGCTGGTAAATGATTCGCTACATGAGCTTTATAAGGAGTATGTAGCACAGCCGCTACCATTAACACCGATCTTTGTTGAACAAGGGGAAACTAGTAATGCACCTGCCAATGGGAACAACACTGAAGCAACTCCACCTTCAACTGGTGATGGTCTTCTAGACTTCGATATGTATCTTTCTGAGATTGCTACAAGCCAACCCTCAAAATCTGAACTAGAGCAGTACCTGGATGAATCCCTCACTCCGCGTATCATAGAGTTTGACGTTCTTGGCTGGTGGAAACTTAACACACTCAAGTTTCCAACACTCTCGAGGATGGCGCGGGATATCTTGGCCATTCCAATGTCCACAGTGACCATTGGCACCTCTATATTTTCTGCAGGAACAGGAACCCGCATGCTTGATGACTATAGGAGCTCGCTTCGCCCGGAAATCGTTGAGGCGCTTGTTTGCGCGAAAGACTGGCTTCGTTTTTCGCCAACTACCTAA
- the LOC100827288 gene encoding putative UPF0481 protein At3g02645, with product MALAQLQAQARFVGVAATNAGVELDVTEQSRWVSRVRQRMEAGAEELGAVAKVFDVPRVLRATRPEAYAPQHFAVGPYHYQRPELRDMERYKLAAAKRAEKLFAGDNKFDDLVHKFVGMQDMIRAPYHRFLELNEQMLAWMMAIDTCFLLDFLESYHVDSATDMVSSATSWINAVVRDAMMLENQIPLFLFAGALQLRHYASEQAAADAMRGVFDRFIKEVCPIKTAALAIAGDISKHAHLLELLYHFLVPESDVFTAEDRELPPLVPEEICIDMLEQQVPDYDKVKQACFQVSSLDVAPIRFIKKNLVSKPMSVASSLPGKIMRKVPLLSAMAPLVGKLMSSTDVESRLKGVNLNSIINSPLMHEIMIPSVTQLAACGVRFAPALEGMAGISFDAVTATLTLPILHLDGNTEVILRNLVAYETAAVRGPLVMARYTELMNGIIDTAKDVKILREAEIIVNGMKSDKEAADMWNGMCRAIRPSKVPMLDGVIRGVNAHRNAKAAVRARKLLKKYVFRSWRILTLLAAVVLLLMTAMQTFCTVYDCKRLFGGVLGLPELTTGPGGGR from the exons atggcgTTGGCGCAGCTGCAGGCGCAGGCGCGGTTCGTCGGCGTAGCGGCGAcgaacgccggcgtggagcTCGACGTCACGGAGCAGTCGCGGTGGGTGAGCCGGGTGCGGCAGCGGATggaggccggcgccgaggagcTGGGCGCCGTGGCCAAGGTCTTCGACGTGCCCCGGGTGCTCCGGGCGACGCGGCCCGAGGCCTACGCGCCGCAGCACTTCGCCGTCGGGCCGTACCACTACCAGCGGCCCGAGCTCAGGGATATGGAAAGGTacaagctcgccgccgccaagcggGCCGAGAAGCTCTTCGCCGGGGACAACAAGTTCGATGACCTTGTTCATAAGTTCGTCGGCATGCAAGACATGATCCGGGCTCCATACCACAG GTTCCTTGAGCTGAACGAGCAGATGCTGGCATGGATGATGGCCATCGACACGTGCTTCCTCCTCGACTTCCTCGAGAGCTACCACGTCGACTCCGCCACCGACATGGTCTCCTCGGCGACAAGCTGGATCAACGCCGTCGTCCGCGACGCCATGATGCTGGAGAATCAGATCCCGCTCTTCCTCTTCGCCGGCGCGCTCCAGCTCCGTCACTATGCCTCCGAacaggccgccgccgatgccatGCGCGGCGTCTTCGACCGCTTCATCAAGGAGGTCTGCCCCATCAAGACCGCCGCgctcgccatcgccggcgaCATCTCGAAACACGCTCACCTGCTCGAGCTCCTCTACCACTTCCTGGTCCCCGAGTCGGACGTCTTCACCGCCGAGGACCGGGAACTCCCGCCATTGGTGCCCGAGGAGATCTGCATCGACATGCTGGAGCAGCAGGTCCCGGACTACGACAAGGTGAAGCAGGCGTGCTTCCAGGTGTCCAGCCTCGACGTGGCGCCCATACGGTTCATCAAGAAGAACCTCGTCTCCAAGCCCATGTCAGTGGCGTCTAGCCTGCCGGGCAAGATCATGCGCAAGGTGCCGCTCCTCTCGGCAATGGCGCCGCTCGTCGGGAAACTCATGTCCTCCACGGACGTGGAATCGCGGCTCAAGGGCGTGAACCTCAACAGCATCATCAACTCGCCGCTAATGCATGAGATCATGATACCATCGGTCACTCAACTCGCCGCCTGCGGAGTGCGGTTCGCGCCGGCGCTGGAAGGGATGGCTGGGATCTCCTTCGACGCGGTCACGGCAACACTGACACTCCCCATCCTGCATCTCGACGGCAACACAGAGGTGATCCTCCGGAACCTTGTGGCCTACGAGACCGCCGCTGTGCGTGGCCCGTTGGTGATGGCGCGGTACACGGAGCTGATGAACGGCATCATCGACACGGCCAAGGACGTGAAGATCCTGAGGGAGGCCGAGATCATCGTGAACGGGATGAAGAGCGACAAGGAGGCCGCGGACATGTGGAACGGGATGTGCAGGGCGATAAGGCCGAGCAAGGTGCCGATGCTGGACGGCGTGATCCGAGGGGTGAACGCGCACCGGAACGCCAAGGCTGCGGTGAGGGCGAGGAAGTTGCTGAAGAAGTATGTCTTTAGGTCGTGGAGGATCCTCACGCTTCTggccgccgtcgtgctgctgctcATGACGGCGATGCAGACGTTCTGTACTGTGTATGACTGCAAGCGATTGTTCGGTGGCGTGCTCGGGTTGCCGGAGCTCACTACCGGACCCGGAGGAGGACGGTAG